One stretch of Arachis duranensis cultivar V14167 chromosome 1, aradu.V14167.gnm2.J7QH, whole genome shotgun sequence DNA includes these proteins:
- the LOC107477231 gene encoding uncharacterized protein LOC107477231, whose amino-acid sequence MSEASKSLGGHERVGPDYFGYYSSEVVNLLSQDEDALSVATDASEVPQNKCGEGENNAVGTNGNCSGELFSDGIGAGLSDLKKDRLRSLLRQSVTTLSSEVDEVVDPVFAIHQLQSKQRSKKQTLDHTAVASNNAQHIPCKKSKILSPPSSASLHEQFSDVNPTCSTEVNDDLQFLLENDSVEVQEMVKNCANELNGTLEYMEKQLEVLLDAVTSKCRPMTLGERQQLQRMIQKLPAKNLDRIAEIICRSRPTEQPNCDKIFVDLEKEDNATLWRLYYYVEAVEKAKTLSCTQEV is encoded by the exons ATGTCGGAAGCGTCGAAAAGTTTGGGTGGCCATGAAAGAGTAGGACCTGATTACTTTGGTTATTATTCTTCTGAAGTTGTTAATCTGTTGTCACAAGATGAGGATGCTTTGTCTGTTGCTACCGATGCGTCCGAGGTGCCTCAAAATAAGTGTGGAGAAGGAGAGAACAATGCAGTTGGTACCAATGGCAATTGTTCCGGGGAATTGTTCAGTGATGGCATTGGAGCTGGGCTTTCAGACCTGAAAAAGGACAGATTACGATCACTGCTCAGACAGAGTGTCACTACTCTTTCGTCCGAAGTTGATGAG GTGGTAGACCCTGTTTTTGCTATACATCAATTGCaatctaaacaaagaagtaAAAAACAGACGCTGGATCATACAGCTGTTGCATCAAACAATGCTCAGCATATTCCTTGTAAAAAGTCAAAGATCTTATCACCGCCCTCTTCAGCTAGCCTCCATGAACAATTTAGTGATGTCAATCCCACATGCAGTACAGAG GTGAATGATGATCTCCAGTTTCTATTAGAGAATGACAGTGTGGAGGTTCAGGAGATGGTGAAGAACTGTGCAAATGAACTGAATGGAACA TTGGAATACATGGAAAAACAACTGGAGGTACTACTTGATGCTGTAACGTCAAAGTGCAG GCCCATGACCCTTGGTGAGAGGCAACAGCTTCAGAGAATGATTCAGAAACTACCAGCAAAAAATCTTGACCGAATCGCTGAGATAATTTGTCGAAGTAGGCCTACAGAACAACCAAATTGTGATAAAATCTTTGTTGATCTGGAAAAAGAG GATAATGCTACACTTTGGAGACTGTATTATTATGTTGAAGCTGTTGAGAAAGCCAAAACACTCTCTTGCACTCAAGAGGTTTAG